In Azospirillaceae bacterium, a genomic segment contains:
- a CDS encoding autotransporter domain-containing protein — translation MSKITRKRGANVLLISASVLALAASWQQAKAETAVTGASGPITITSGNLSNSGTISGPSVAIDASGNLGTVINAGLVVNTTSTLGYLSGTAVSLHYDTLAGTPASVTTLRNDAGATIKGGFTGVKLVGATIGTLANSGLITTFNSYQSGGITGAIATLSGLTLASAIGLLTNATDATISGYSGINLAGGSIGTLVNSGLIQGNGGYGVNVGVGTLTTYAPPFAPGTLGTLVNNAGATISGGVNLVGASVGTIVNNGVISGAINVGSYFNYDLSGSVQSFVSIVPTLGTLINGVGATIAGLLLNGTTQTIDNAGVIGGQPNYLGISASGTIISLTNEATGTITGGSRGFVLSGAIGTLHNSGMILSTGSGYGPAVSIAGSVYYDTTLAAYQGSPSNVGTFTNDAGATISGQYGGVVLDTVNIETLTNNGVIKATSGAGFSLLAGNTSAGDFGGTMGALLNGAGATISGGYTGVLVYGSTIGTLVNSGLIKAGDAYASGISINAGTGVTTAYTPGLIASLDNAQGATIAGSVAIAINGGTIGSLQNDGLIVATGSSAGISIAASYGSSQGVINTLVNGVTGTISGQTGILLASGTLSTLVNNGLITGSLSAIEGENYNPYGGTLTPSIGQIINAGTLSATGLATLTNYGTAVRLNDVDVGTITNSGLITGAEALYVESWSVGTSVAGTVGLIDNLAGASIVGTGAAAVDIDGTVDTLRNNGLITDESTTSTLASAIAVSGALGTLLNLTSGTISGPGSAVAIGGTVGILSNDGVLEGGLAAVRVGSSTISSSTTYGAYSYAAAGSIGTLSNSGTLTGGVHGIQSSGEIDVLSNSGTISGDTGAGIANIGSVVGHTSSISSPWEISTQTSTTGGGTVGTLNNSGVISGGQDGILNGAASVDNTTVTSQAFYWSGYAYSITTVVGTTGPIGGTIGTLINAGTILGVAGAGIDNGASNAVIGTLVNSGLIQGGQTGIINAGTIGALTNSGTITGAVAAIRNTDTGALPAIVNTGVIAGDIINTSAHDLAVTGGTGTVFGTLTGVGGSQGNLVNTASNVSISGNVVLNDTVNVAGHTLVNSGGDLVVNGAVSITGNYSQSSGTLAVLASAGTSSGLVVSGTASISNSTVLLTGGSDYSLVSNSSYTLVSAGDATSSYSGLTVLATGYTTNVTTAVVDGMTDLIVRIGGSSLSAGGTATISSGAGVLDQMTGGELSVTGGTPTVGTISGGTVTLTGGSATLGTISGGTIVQGTGSTIAGSQAIQVIGGTLNLGGTITAPLAVNGGLTAINGVAGGDITVGSGGTLRGTGLVTGSATVSGILAPGNSPGTLTFTKTLTQGAGSTLSIDIDGTGTGAGAGNYSRVLVTGGSYVIGSGATLQAKLRGITGNASNTYTPSLGTDFTVVQAAGGVSGSFASITQPAAGLLAGTQFSAVYTSNAVDLYVTPTFAKLTGASANQQAVGRVVSGLNGSGNSDLGTVLKALYSAPTMGASLDALSQIGGSSQANIVAYSLTRGLQATQVLGQRLAAVRDGMSGSMQGTMQAELVGRTLYTAVSNGDGGAPVQQERGASAGSALPEDGWHFWAQGLGAFNRVDSDGNAGGGHSNTGGGLFGGDRAMAPGVTVGLAGSLLQSTSGGSNETASYGLSAYGNVDLGDGLFVTGNAGYTYDQYDTSRTMSFGGLTRTAVGSASGGEVNAGVSAGYRVRVSNLTLEPQAGLQWLRVSRDGFTETGAGALNLAVDELDTTALQSSVGGRASANWTTEGGTVITPTVRAAWVHDFRDRALTSEASLLGSGFAVTGPETGRDGLAIGGGLTLQEGRNLNLYANYDGTLRRGETDHVFTAGFRLSW, via the coding sequence ATGTCCAAGATTACCCGCAAGCGTGGTGCGAACGTCCTGCTGATCAGCGCCTCCGTCCTGGCGCTCGCCGCATCATGGCAGCAGGCCAAGGCGGAGACCGCCGTCACGGGAGCTTCCGGCCCGATAACCATCACCTCCGGCAACCTGAGCAACAGCGGGACGATCAGTGGCCCCAGCGTCGCCATCGACGCCTCAGGCAACCTGGGCACGGTTATTAACGCCGGCCTGGTTGTGAACACAACTTCAACGCTGGGCTATCTGTCCGGCACGGCCGTGAGTCTGCATTATGATACCCTCGCGGGAACGCCTGCCTCTGTTACGACGCTACGCAATGACGCGGGCGCCACGATCAAGGGTGGTTTCACCGGTGTGAAATTGGTCGGGGCCACCATCGGTACTTTGGCGAATAGCGGCCTGATCACCACCTTCAATTCCTACCAGAGCGGAGGCATCACCGGCGCCATCGCCACCCTTTCAGGCCTAACCCTGGCCTCAGCCATCGGCCTGCTAACCAATGCGACGGATGCCACGATCAGCGGCTACTCCGGCATCAACTTGGCCGGGGGATCGATCGGCACACTGGTCAATTCCGGCCTGATTCAGGGGAACGGCGGCTACGGTGTCAATGTCGGCGTTGGAACCCTGACCACTTACGCGCCGCCGTTCGCGCCTGGAACATTGGGTACGCTGGTCAATAATGCCGGCGCCACCATCTCCGGCGGCGTGAACCTGGTGGGCGCCTCCGTCGGCACGATCGTCAACAACGGCGTTATCAGCGGTGCCATAAATGTCGGATCTTATTTCAATTACGACCTATCCGGTTCTGTTCAGTCCTTCGTTTCCATCGTTCCCACCCTCGGCACACTGATCAATGGTGTCGGCGCCACGATTGCCGGCCTGTTGCTGAACGGAACAACCCAGACCATCGACAACGCTGGCGTCATCGGCGGTCAACCCAATTACTTGGGGATTAGCGCCAGCGGCACCATCATTTCCCTGACCAATGAGGCCACCGGCACTATCACGGGGGGGTCGAGGGGCTTCGTCCTGTCCGGCGCCATCGGCACACTGCACAATAGCGGAATGATCCTTTCCACCGGTTCCGGTTATGGCCCGGCGGTTAGTATCGCGGGCAGCGTATACTACGACACCACCCTCGCCGCCTATCAGGGCTCGCCCAGCAATGTGGGCACGTTCACGAATGATGCTGGCGCCACCATTTCCGGCCAATACGGCGGGGTGGTCCTGGATACCGTCAATATTGAAACGCTGACCAACAATGGCGTGATCAAGGCCACTTCGGGCGCCGGCTTCTCACTGTTGGCCGGCAATACCAGCGCGGGCGATTTCGGCGGGACGATGGGCGCGCTGCTGAACGGCGCGGGTGCCACCATCAGCGGCGGGTATACCGGTGTTCTGGTCTATGGCTCCACCATCGGCACGCTGGTGAACAGCGGGCTGATCAAGGCGGGCGACGCATACGCGTCGGGAATCTCCATCAATGCCGGCACCGGGGTGACCACCGCCTACACCCCGGGCCTCATCGCCAGCCTGGACAACGCCCAGGGCGCGACCATCGCCGGCAGTGTCGCCATTGCCATCAATGGCGGCACCATCGGCAGCCTGCAGAACGACGGCCTGATCGTCGCGACCGGATCTTCCGCGGGAATTTCCATCGCGGCCAGCTACGGCTCATCCCAGGGCGTCATCAACACGCTGGTGAACGGCGTTACCGGCACGATCAGCGGCCAAACCGGCATACTCCTGGCGAGTGGGACGCTGTCCACCTTGGTGAACAACGGCCTGATCACGGGTTCGCTGAGCGCGATCGAAGGAGAAAACTACAACCCGTACGGCGGCACCCTTACCCCCAGCATCGGCCAGATCATCAACGCCGGAACCTTGAGCGCCACGGGTTTGGCAACGTTGACCAACTACGGCACGGCGGTCCGCCTGAACGACGTCGATGTCGGCACGATCACCAACAGCGGCCTGATCACGGGCGCTGAGGCCCTTTATGTCGAGAGCTGGTCGGTGGGCACCTCCGTCGCCGGCACCGTGGGCCTGATCGATAACTTGGCGGGCGCCTCCATCGTCGGCACGGGCGCCGCCGCCGTGGATATCGACGGGACCGTCGACACCCTGCGGAACAATGGCCTGATCACGGACGAAAGCACGACCTCGACCCTGGCCTCGGCGATCGCGGTAAGCGGGGCCTTGGGTACGCTGCTCAACCTGACGTCCGGCACCATCTCCGGTCCGGGCAGCGCCGTCGCCATCGGCGGCACCGTCGGCATTCTGAGCAATGATGGCGTGCTGGAGGGCGGCTTGGCCGCCGTGCGCGTCGGAAGTTCCACGATCAGTTCGTCCACCACATATGGTGCCTATAGCTATGCCGCGGCCGGCAGCATCGGTACCCTGAGCAACAGCGGCACCCTCACCGGCGGCGTGCATGGCATTCAGAGCAGCGGCGAGATCGACGTCCTCAGCAACAGCGGCACGATCAGCGGCGACACCGGCGCCGGCATCGCGAATATCGGAAGCGTGGTCGGCCACACGTCCTCGATTTCCTCTCCCTGGGAGATCAGCACCCAGACCTCGACGACTGGCGGCGGCACCGTCGGCACGCTGAACAACAGCGGCGTTATCTCCGGCGGCCAGGATGGCATCCTTAACGGGGCCGCATCCGTCGATAACACGACCGTCACCTCGCAGGCGTTTTACTGGAGTGGATACGCCTACTCCATCACCACGGTGGTCGGCACCACCGGCCCCATCGGTGGCACCATCGGCACGCTGATCAACGCCGGCACCATCCTGGGCGTGGCCGGGGCCGGCATCGACAACGGCGCGTCCAACGCCGTGATCGGCACCCTGGTGAACAGCGGCCTCATCCAGGGCGGGCAAACCGGCATCATCAACGCCGGCACCATCGGCGCGCTGACCAACAGCGGCACCATCACCGGCGCCGTGGCGGCCATCCGCAACACCGACACCGGTGCGTTGCCCGCCATCGTCAACACCGGTGTCATCGCCGGCGACATCATCAATACCTCGGCCCACGACCTGGCCGTCACCGGCGGCACGGGCACGGTGTTCGGCACCCTGACCGGTGTCGGCGGCAGCCAGGGCAACCTGGTCAACACCGCCAGCAACGTCAGCATCTCCGGCAATGTGGTGCTGAACGACACCGTCAACGTGGCCGGTCATACCCTGGTCAACAGCGGTGGTGACCTGGTGGTGAACGGGGCCGTCTCCATCACCGGCAACTACAGCCAGTCCAGCGGCACGCTGGCGGTGCTGGCATCCGCCGGCACCAGCAGTGGCCTGGTGGTCAGCGGTACCGCCAGCATCAGCAACAGCACCGTCCTGCTGACCGGCGGATCGGATTACAGCCTGGTCAGTAACAGCAGCTATACCCTGGTATCCGCGGGCGATGCCACGTCCAGCTACAGCGGTCTGACCGTCCTGGCGACGGGCTACACCACTAACGTCACCACCGCGGTGGTGGACGGCATGACCGACCTGATCGTCCGCATCGGTGGCAGCAGCCTGTCGGCCGGCGGCACCGCCACCATCTCCAGCGGCGCCGGCGTGCTGGACCAGATGACGGGTGGTGAACTGAGCGTCACCGGCGGCACGCCCACGGTGGGCACCATCAGCGGCGGCACGGTGACCCTGACCGGCGGGTCCGCCACCCTGGGCACCATCAGCGGCGGCACCATTGTCCAGGGGACCGGCTCCACCATCGCCGGTAGCCAAGCGATACAGGTCATCGGTGGCACCCTGAACCTGGGCGGCACCATCACCGCACCCCTGGCCGTCAACGGCGGCCTGACCGCCATCAACGGTGTCGCCGGCGGTGACATCACCGTGGGTTCGGGCGGCACCCTGCGCGGCACCGGCCTGGTGACGGGTTCGGCCACGGTGTCGGGCATCCTGGCGCCCGGCAACTCGCCCGGCACCCTGACCTTCACCAAGACGCTGACCCAGGGGGCCGGCTCCACCCTGTCGATTGACATCGACGGCACGGGCACGGGCGCTGGTGCGGGCAACTACTCCCGCGTCCTGGTGACGGGCGGCAGCTACGTCATCGGTTCGGGGGCCACGCTGCAAGCCAAGCTGCGCGGCATCACCGGCAACGCCTCCAACACCTACACCCCCAGCCTGGGCACCGACTTCACCGTCGTCCAGGCGGCCGGTGGCGTGTCGGGCAGCTTCGCCAGCATCACCCAGCCGGCGGCCGGCCTGTTGGCGGGCACGCAGTTCAGTGCCGTGTACACCAGCAACGCCGTCGACCTGTACGTGACGCCGACCTTTGCCAAGCTGACCGGCGCCAGCGCCAACCAGCAGGCGGTGGGCCGGGTGGTGTCGGGCCTCAACGGGTCCGGCAACAGCGATTTGGGCACGGTGCTGAAGGCGCTGTACAGCGCGCCCACCATGGGGGCGTCGCTGGACGCGCTGTCGCAGATCGGCGGCTCAAGCCAGGCCAACATCGTCGCCTACAGCCTGACGCGCGGCTTGCAGGCGACCCAGGTGCTGGGCCAGCGCCTGGCGGCGGTGCGCGACGGCATGTCGGGGTCCATGCAGGGCACGATGCAGGCCGAACTGGTGGGCCGCACCCTCTACACCGCCGTCAGCAACGGCGATGGCGGGGCGCCGGTGCAGCAGGAGCGTGGTGCCTCGGCCGGGTCGGCACTGCCGGAGGACGGCTGGCACTTCTGGGCGCAGGGCCTGGGGGCGTTCAACCGGGTGGACAGCGACGGCAATGCCGGCGGCGGCCACAGCAACACCGGCGGCGGCCTGTTCGGCGGCGACCGGGCCATGGCGCCGGGCGTGACGGTGGGCCTGGCCGGCAGCCTGCTGCAAAGCACCTCCGGCGGGTCGAACGAGACCGCCAGCTACGGCCTGTCGGCCTATGGCAACGTCGATTTGGGTGACGGGCTGTTCGTCACCGGCAACGCCGGCTACACCTACGACCAGTACGACACGTCGCGGACGATGAGCTTCGGCGGCCTGACGCGCACGGCGGTGGGCAGCGCCTCGGGTGGTGAGGTCAACGCCGGTGTGTCGGCGGGCTACCGGGTGCGGGTGTCGAACCTGACCCTGGAGCCGCAGGCGGGCCTGCAATGGCTGCGGGTGTCGCGCGACGGCTTCACCGAGACGGGGGCGGGTGCCTTGAACCTGGCGGTGGATGAACTGGACACCACGGCGCTGCAAAGCAGTGTCGGCGGCCGGGCGTCGGCCAACTGGACGACGGAAGGCGGCACGGTGATCACGCCGACGGTGCGGGCGGCGTGGGTGCACGACTTCCGCGACCGCGCCCTGACCAGCGAGGCGTCCTTGCTGGGCAGCGGCTTTGCGGTGACCGGCCCCGAGACGGGCCGCGACGGCCTGGCCATCGGTGGTGGCCTGACCTTGCAGGAGGGGCGCAACCTGAACCTCTACGCCAACTACGACGGCACCCTGCGCCGGGGCGAGACCGACCACGTCTTCACCGCCGGCTTCCGTCTCAGCTGGTAA
- the thrC gene encoding threonine synthase, with product MDYISTRGRAPVLGFEDALLAGLARDGGLYVPAAWPSFDAAALKALRGLSYGELATRVMAPFMGGAIAEDELRALVHDAYGSFAHTAVTPLTQLGQEDWVLELFHGPTLAFKDVALQLLGRLFDHVLAKRGRRITVVGATSGDTGSAAIEACRDRELVDIVILHPKGRTSEVQRRQMTTVLSPNVHNVALEGTFDDCQAIVKALFNDQAYRDELNISAVNSINWARILAQVVYYVAAGVALGAPDREIAFAVPTGNFGNVYAAYGARALGLPIHRLVVGTNSNDILTRFFQSGTMSTNGVVPTISPSMDIQVSSNFERLLFDLLGRDGAAVARVMDGFAASGRFTVDEGQLAQARGLFDGFRADENDTAETMRGTFAATGYLLDPHTAVGVHAARQARAACTVPADVPLVSLACAHPAKFPDAVKAATGVHPSLPPHLADLYEREERLTVLPNDVDAVKAFVRSKSRVTV from the coding sequence GTGGATTACATCAGCACGCGGGGCCGGGCACCGGTCTTAGGCTTTGAGGATGCGCTTCTGGCGGGGTTGGCCCGCGACGGCGGCCTGTATGTGCCGGCCGCCTGGCCGTCCTTCGACGCCGCCGCCCTGAAGGCGCTGCGCGGCCTGAGTTATGGTGAACTGGCCACCCGTGTCATGGCCCCCTTCATGGGCGGTGCCATCGCCGAGGATGAACTGCGTGCCCTGGTCCATGACGCCTACGGCAGCTTCGCCCACACCGCCGTCACGCCCCTGACCCAGCTGGGTCAGGAGGATTGGGTGCTGGAGCTGTTCCACGGCCCCACGCTGGCCTTCAAGGATGTGGCGCTACAGTTGCTGGGCCGCCTGTTCGACCATGTGCTGGCCAAGCGCGGCCGCCGCATCACCGTGGTGGGTGCCACGTCGGGTGACACCGGCTCGGCCGCCATCGAGGCCTGCCGTGATCGTGAGCTGGTGGACATCGTCATCCTGCACCCCAAGGGCCGCACGTCAGAGGTGCAGCGCCGGCAGATGACCACCGTGCTGTCGCCCAACGTGCACAACGTGGCGCTGGAGGGCACGTTCGACGATTGCCAGGCCATCGTGAAGGCCCTGTTCAACGACCAGGCCTATCGGGATGAGCTGAACATCTCCGCCGTCAATTCCATCAACTGGGCCCGCATCCTGGCGCAGGTGGTCTATTACGTGGCGGCCGGCGTGGCGCTGGGCGCCCCGGACCGGGAAATCGCCTTCGCCGTCCCCACCGGCAATTTCGGCAATGTCTATGCGGCCTACGGGGCCCGCGCGCTGGGGCTGCCCATCCACCGCCTGGTGGTGGGCACCAACAGCAACGACATCCTGACCCGCTTCTTCCAGTCCGGCACCATGTCCACCAACGGCGTGGTCCCCACCATCAGCCCCAGCATGGACATTCAGGTGTCCAGTAACTTCGAACGCCTGCTGTTCGATCTGCTGGGCCGCGATGGCGCCGCCGTCGCGCGCGTGATGGACGGCTTCGCCGCCAGCGGCCGCTTCACGGTGGATGAGGGGCAGCTGGCCCAGGCGCGCGGCCTGTTCGACGGCTTCCGCGCCGATGAGAATGATACGGCGGAAACCATGCGCGGCACCTTCGCCGCCACGGGTTACCTGCTAGACCCGCACACCGCGGTGGGCGTGCATGCCGCCCGCCAGGCGCGGGCAGCATGCACCGTGCCGGCCGACGTGCCGCTGGTGTCGCTGGCCTGCGCCCATCCGGCCAAGTTCCCCGACGCGGTCAAGGCCGCCACCGGTGTGCATCCGTCGCTGCCCCCCCACTTGGCGGACCTTTATGAACGGGAGGAGCGGCTGACCGTCCTGCCCAACGATGTGGATGCGGTGAAGGCTTTTGTTCGTTCCAAGTCGCGGGTGACCGTATGA
- a CDS encoding DUF983 domain-containing protein — translation MEPDASTIAPILAGLRCKCPRCGRGDLFTGFLTVADRCTVCGLELARGDSGDGPAVFLIFLLGFIIVPVALMVSMRVDWPLWLTGMVWGVVILGSTLGLLRPAKGVVFALQYRYRRAEFDDPADSSEPAPDDSHKD, via the coding sequence TTGGAACCGGATGCCTCTACCATCGCCCCGATCCTGGCGGGCTTGCGCTGCAAGTGTCCCCGCTGCGGTCGGGGCGATCTGTTCACGGGCTTCCTCACCGTGGCGGACCGCTGCACTGTTTGCGGGCTGGAGCTGGCGCGGGGCGACAGCGGCGACGGGCCGGCCGTCTTCCTGATCTTCCTTCTGGGCTTCATCATCGTGCCCGTGGCCCTGATGGTGTCCATGCGGGTGGACTGGCCCCTGTGGCTGACCGGCATGGTCTGGGGCGTGGTCATCCTGGGCAGCACCCTGGGCCTGCTGCGCCCGGCCAAGGGCGTGGTCTTCGCCCTGCAATACCGCTATCGCCGCGCTGAATTCGACGACCCGGCCGATTCATCTGAGCCCGCGCCGGACGACAGCCACAAGGACTAA
- a CDS encoding NUDIX hydrolase, with protein MHDGQLQVMLITSRETRRWVVPKGWPEKKLRPRGVAANEAFEEAGLVGTIHKKPIGTFHYYKVLASGKRVPCAVDAFLFEVEQELEDWPEKGQRERRWVSPSEAALMVAEGGLVGILLSLAGMMDRAES; from the coding sequence GTGCACGATGGGCAGCTGCAGGTGATGCTGATCACCTCGCGGGAGACGCGGCGCTGGGTGGTGCCCAAGGGCTGGCCGGAAAAGAAGCTGCGCCCCCGGGGCGTGGCCGCGAACGAGGCGTTCGAGGAAGCGGGCCTGGTCGGCACCATCCACAAGAAGCCCATCGGCACCTTCCATTATTACAAGGTGCTGGCGTCCGGCAAACGCGTGCCCTGCGCGGTGGACGCCTTCCTGTTCGAGGTGGAGCAGGAATTGGAAGACTGGCCGGAAAAGGGCCAGCGCGAACGCCGCTGGGTCAGCCCGTCGGAAGCGGCGCTGATGGTGGCCGAGGGCGGCCTGGTCGGCATCCTGCTGTCGCTGGCCGGCATGATGGACCGCGCCGAATCCTGA
- a CDS encoding SURF1 family protein encodes MTSPSTTVASTGPAAAKGRRRFRPTFWGGLVAGTAIVFMVGLGTWQVQRLFWKQGILQHIQDQMAAAPTDLPATIADPKAWDYRRVRVTGHFLNDHELYLGARSLKGVPGYDVVTPLVRADGGGVVLVDRGWVPTQGKDPTLRLDGQLAGEVTVEGVARVPPPRAWMQPDNLVKDNFWLWYDLPAMAAKAGTDLPEPVVVEAGATPNPGGFPVGGQTRVTVPNDHLQYALTWYCLAVALAVIAYLRFSRVEAEA; translated from the coding sequence ATGACGTCTCCGTCCACCACCGTTGCCTCCACCGGACCCGCCGCCGCCAAGGGGCGCCGCCGTTTCCGTCCCACCTTCTGGGGCGGGCTGGTGGCGGGAACGGCCATCGTGTTCATGGTCGGCCTGGGCACCTGGCAGGTGCAGCGGCTGTTCTGGAAACAGGGGATATTGCAGCATATCCAGGACCAGATGGCGGCCGCGCCCACCGACCTGCCGGCCACCATCGCTGATCCGAAGGCTTGGGATTATCGGCGGGTGCGCGTCACCGGCCATTTCCTGAACGATCATGAACTGTACCTGGGCGCCCGCTCACTGAAGGGCGTGCCCGGCTACGACGTGGTCACGCCGCTGGTGCGGGCGGACGGTGGCGGGGTGGTCCTGGTGGATCGCGGCTGGGTTCCGACCCAGGGCAAGGATCCCACCTTGCGGCTGGACGGCCAACTGGCGGGGGAGGTGACGGTGGAGGGGGTGGCCCGCGTGCCGCCGCCGCGCGCCTGGATGCAGCCGGACAACCTGGTGAAGGATAATTTCTGGCTATGGTACGACCTGCCGGCCATGGCGGCCAAGGCCGGCACCGACCTGCCCGAACCCGTGGTGGTGGAGGCGGGAGCCACCCCCAACCCCGGCGGCTTCCCCGTCGGCGGCCAGACCCGCGTCACCGTACCCAACGACCACCTGCAATACGCGCTCACCTGGTACTGTCTGGCCGTCGCCCTGGCCGTCATCGCCTATTTGCGTTTCAGCCGGGTAGAGGCCGAGGCTTGA
- a CDS encoding DUF2199 domain-containing protein — MSEAFFCSLCGETHEGLPTQWAWQLPDAVLAIPADQREKAADFTEDVCAYDGRFFIRCVLPVPFTHRDDFFGWGVWAEVGRSTFLQYMELYEKDGSGEPPLPGTLANAIAVHGGPVGHPMLMQFGIANERPRLRLADRDMSQLAREQRAGIDANRHHEILKTLRVL, encoded by the coding sequence ATGAGCGAAGCGTTCTTTTGCAGCCTGTGCGGTGAAACCCATGAGGGCCTGCCCACCCAATGGGCCTGGCAGTTGCCCGATGCGGTCCTGGCCATCCCGGCGGATCAGCGGGAAAAAGCGGCCGATTTCACGGAGGACGTCTGCGCCTATGACGGCCGGTTCTTCATCCGTTGCGTCCTGCCCGTCCCCTTCACCCACCGGGACGATTTCTTCGGCTGGGGCGTATGGGCGGAGGTCGGACGGTCGACCTTCCTTCAATACATGGAGCTTTACGAGAAGGACGGTTCCGGCGAACCGCCGCTGCCCGGCACGCTGGCCAACGCCATTGCCGTTCACGGGGGGCCGGTCGGGCATCCCATGCTGATGCAGTTCGGAATCGCGAATGAACGGCCGCGCCTGCGGCTGGCGGACAGGGACATGTCGCAACTGGCGCGGGAACAGCGGGCCGGCATCGACGCCAACCGCCACCATGAAATCCTGAAGACCCTGCGCGTGCTTTGA
- a CDS encoding GNAT family protein encodes MIRLLNADILSTPAIRLDGQNVYLRPAQVKDWREWAELRERSRDFLAPWEPTWPADALLRPSFLRRVRRQAAEWRNDEAYSFLIFERSSDRLVGGIGLSNVRRGVAQMGTMGYWVGKAYARQGYTSEAAKVSLGFAFGQLGLHRVEAACLPTNQPSQGLLEKVGFVREGYARGYLRIDGRWADHVLFAILRDDWRG; translated from the coding sequence GTGATACGGCTGCTCAATGCCGATATCCTGAGCACGCCTGCCATCCGGCTGGATGGGCAGAACGTCTATCTGCGCCCGGCCCAGGTCAAGGACTGGCGGGAATGGGCGGAACTGCGTGAGCGCAGCCGCGACTTCCTGGCGCCATGGGAACCCACTTGGCCGGCCGATGCCCTGCTGCGCCCCAGCTTCCTGCGCCGGGTGCGGCGCCAGGCGGCGGAATGGCGCAATGACGAGGCCTACAGCTTCCTGATCTTCGAACGGTCCAGCGACCGGCTGGTGGGCGGCATCGGCCTGTCCAACGTGCGGCGCGGCGTGGCCCAGATGGGCACCATGGGGTACTGGGTGGGCAAGGCCTATGCCCGCCAGGGCTACACCAGCGAGGCGGCGAAGGTCAGTTTAGGCTTCGCCTTCGGCCAGCTGGGGCTGCACCGGGTGGAGGCCGCCTGCCTGCCCACCAACCAGCCCAGCCAGGGCCTGCTGGAAAAGGTGGGCTTCGTACGCGAAGGCTATGCCCGCGGCTATCTGCGCATCGACGGCCGCTGGGCCGACCATGTGTTGTTCGCCATCCTGCGCGACGATTGGCGCGGCTAA
- a CDS encoding cytochrome c oxidase subunit 3 → MAEVQAHSAPGDSEVIKQPYHLVDPSPWPLVAAAAAGLLTTGAVLGMHGHGWVLAIVGFLGVLGVMFAWWRDVIGESVVRKLHTPVVKIGLRYGMSLFIASEVMFFVAFFWAFFDTSIYFNEAQQVARSAANGGVWPPKGIESINPFDMPLLMTVILLLSGTTVTWAHHALIEGKNKEAAKALGFTILLGLLFSCFQAYEYYHAEFGFAQNAYTGAFFMATGFHGFHVIVGTIFLIVCFFRTRAGHFTPKSHFGFEAAAWYWHFVDVVWLFLFISIYWWGSLPRGGVPH, encoded by the coding sequence ATGGCTGAAGTCCAGGCACATTCCGCACCCGGCGACTCTGAAGTCATCAAGCAGCCTTATCATCTGGTCGATCCCAGCCCGTGGCCCCTGGTCGCGGCTGCTGCGGCGGGCCTGCTGACCACGGGGGCGGTGCTGGGCATGCACGGCCACGGCTGGGTGCTGGCCATCGTCGGTTTCCTGGGTGTGCTGGGCGTCATGTTCGCCTGGTGGCGCGACGTCATCGGCGAATCGGTGGTGCGCAAGCTGCACACCCCGGTGGTGAAGATCGGCCTGCGCTACGGCATGTCGCTGTTCATCGCGTCGGAGGTCATGTTCTTCGTGGCCTTCTTCTGGGCCTTCTTCGACACCAGCATCTATTTCAACGAGGCGCAGCAGGTGGCGCGCAGCGCCGCCAACGGCGGCGTGTGGCCGCCCAAGGGGATCGAGTCCATCAACCCCTTCGACATGCCCTTGCTGATGACGGTCATCCTGTTGCTGTCCGGCACCACGGTCACCTGGGCGCACCACGCCCTGATCGAGGGCAAGAACAAGGAGGCGGCGAAGGCCCTGGGCTTCACCATCCTGCTGGGCCTGCTGTTCAGCTGCTTCCAGGCTTATGAGTACTATCACGCGGAATTCGGCTTCGCGCAGAACGCCTATACCGGCGCCTTCTTCATGGCGACGGGCTTCCACGGCTTCCACGTCATCGTCGGCACGATCTTCCTGATCGTCTGTTTCTTCCGTACCCGCGCCGGCCACTTCACACCCAAGAGCCATTTCGGGTTCGAGGCGGCGGCCTGGTACTGGCACTTCGTGGACGTGGTCTGGCTGTTCCTGTTCATCAGCATCTACTGGTGGGGTTCCCTCCCGCGTGGCGGGGTCCCGCACTGA